The segment GTCGACGGCCTCGCGGAGGGTCGCCCGCGCGGAATCGGCGAGGCTCGAGGCGTTCGTCACGCGGTCCTCGGCCACGGCTCCGTCCGCGGGTTCGGCGACCACCTCGACGGTCGTGTCGCCGGGTTCGAGGTCGAGGTAGACCGGGTGGGCCGCGACGAGGAGGCCGACGACGAGCAGTATCGCCCCGGCTCGCGCCCGGTCCATCGGTTCAGGTCGCCTCCATCTCGCGTTCGAGCTGCTGGAGGGCATCGATGCGGCGCTCCATCGAGGGGTGCGTGCTGAACAGGCGGGTGATGGTGCCGCCGCTGACCGGGAAGATGAAGAACGCGTTCATCTCGGCCTGCTCGCGCATGTCCTCCTTCGGGGCCCGCTCCATCCCGCCGGAGATGCTGGCGAGCGCGGACGCCAGCGCCGCGGGCTTGCCGGTGATGACCGCCGCGCCCCGGTCGGCCGCGAACTCGCGGTAGCGCGAGAGCGCCCGGATGAGCAGGTAGGAGATGATCCAGACGACCAGCGAGACGGCGATGGCGACGAAGACGCCGCCGTTGTTCCGGTTGCGGCCCCCGCCGAAGAAGAAGCCGAAGCGGACCACGAGGAAGGCGATGGTCGAGAGGAACGACGCGATCGTCATGACCATCACGTCGCGGTTCTTGACGTGGGCGAGCTCGTGGGCGAGGACGCCCTCCAGCTCGTCGCGGTTCAGCGTCTTCAGCAGCCCGGTCGTCACGGCGACGGCCGAGTGCTTCTGCGAGCGACCGGTCGCGAACGCGTTGGGCACCTGCGAGTCGACGACTGCGACCTTCGGGACGGGCACGTCGGCCTGCTGGGAGAGCCGGCGGACCATCCCGTGGAGCTCGGGGTACTCGTCCTCGCTCACCTCCTTCGCCCCCATGCTCCACAGCGTGAGCTTGTCGCTGAAGAACCACTGCGCGCCGGAGAACAGCGCGAACACCAGGACGATGCCGGTGAAACCGAACCCGAGATACACCGACAGCGCCCCGATGAAGGCGAGATACACCGCCGTCAACAGGAACATCGTGACGAACATGCGGAGCCGTAGCCCCCAGTCCGCTTTCCATTGCATATTCGCAGGAAGGAGTCGAGCGGTCTAAAGTTCGTCGCCGTCGGCGAGTCGGCCCAGCGATGCCACGCCAGCGAGGGACGCCGCCGTCCACCGCCGAATCCTGCGCTTTATACGGCAGAACGGCCTACGAGTCGGTCATGACCGACCAGCGCTCGTTCTGCCCCCGTTGCGGGGAGGCGATGTCCGAGGCGGCCGCCAGCGACCCGCTGGGCAAGTCCGACGTGGGCGTCTGCGACGACTGCTACTTCGACCAGTTCGAGCTCGTCGACGCGCCGGAGCGCATCGAGGTGCGCGTCTGTGCAACCTGCGGTGCCGTCTTCCGGGGCCGTCGCTGGGTCGACATCGGCGCGGAGGACTACACCGACGTGGCAATCGAGGAGGTGTCGGAGGCGCTCGCGGTCCACGTCGACGCCGAGGACGTCTCCTGGCAGGTCCAGCCCGAGCAGGTCGACCAGAACAACATCCGGATGCACTGCCTGTTCTCGGGGGTCGTACGCGGCCAGTACCGCGAGGCGGAGGTGACGGTGCCCGTCCGTATCGCCCGCCAGACCTGCACCCGGTGTGGGCGCATCGCCGGGGACTACTACGCCTCCATCGTCCAGATTCGTGCGCTCGACCGCACCCCAGACAGCGAGGAGATCGAGCGCGCGAAGGAGATCTCGAACATGGTCGTCGACCGGATGGAGGCGACGGGCGACCGGAACGCGTTCGTCACCGAGATGGGCGAGACCGACGATGGGCTCGACGTGAAGGTCTCGACGAACAACATCGGCAAGCAGATCGCCGCGAAGGTGGTCGAGGAGTTCGGCGGGGCCTGGACCGACCACGAGACGCTCGTCACCGAGGACGAGGACGGCAACGAGGTGTACCGCGTCACCTACGCCGTCCGCCTCCCGCCGTACCGACCCGGCGACGTCATCGAACTCGCGGACGAGGACGACGACGGCGGCCCGGTGCTCGTCAGCAGTGCCCGCGGCAACCTGAAGGGTGTCCGGGTCACGACCGGCGAGCGCTACGAGGCCAGCTACGAGGAGGGGGACGCCCCGGACGCCCGGAAGCTCGGCACCGTCGACGACGGCGTCGAAACCTCGCTGGTCGCCGTCGAGGACGAGCACTCCGTGCAGGTGCTCGACCCGGAGACGTACCAGGCGAAGACCATCGCCCGGCCGGACTACTTCGAGGCGGACGGCGACACGGTTCGGGTACTGAAGAGCCGCGCCGGCCTGCACGTCCTCCCGCCCGAGGACGACGACGAGGACGACTGGTGGTGAGATGAACGACGGCAAGCGCGGCGACGACAACGGCCAGCCCGGCGACGACGAACGCGGCGACGAGGTGGACGCCCTCCCCGAGGTCGCGGACGCCACCGCCGACGGCCCGCTCGCCGTCGTCGTCGCACGGGAGCGCGCCGAGGTCGCCATCGCCAGCCTGCGCGCCGAGGGGGTGTACGACGACGACCGACGGGTCCAGCCGGTCCCC is part of the Haloarchaeobius litoreus genome and harbors:
- a CDS encoding 60S ribosomal export protein NMD3, whose translation is MTDQRSFCPRCGEAMSEAAASDPLGKSDVGVCDDCYFDQFELVDAPERIEVRVCATCGAVFRGRRWVDIGAEDYTDVAIEEVSEALAVHVDAEDVSWQVQPEQVDQNNIRMHCLFSGVVRGQYREAEVTVPVRIARQTCTRCGRIAGDYYASIVQIRALDRTPDSEEIERAKEISNMVVDRMEATGDRNAFVTEMGETDDGLDVKVSTNNIGKQIAAKVVEEFGGAWTDHETLVTEDEDGNEVYRVTYAVRLPPYRPGDVIELADEDDDGGPVLVSSARGNLKGVRVTTGERYEASYEEGDAPDARKLGTVDDGVETSLVAVEDEHSVQVLDPETYQAKTIARPDYFEADGDTVRVLKSRAGLHVLPPEDDDEDDWW
- the htpX gene encoding zinc metalloprotease HtpX, whose amino-acid sequence is MQWKADWGLRLRMFVTMFLLTAVYLAFIGALSVYLGFGFTGIVLVFALFSGAQWFFSDKLTLWSMGAKEVSEDEYPELHGMVRRLSQQADVPVPKVAVVDSQVPNAFATGRSQKHSAVAVTTGLLKTLNRDELEGVLAHELAHVKNRDVMVMTIASFLSTIAFLVVRFGFFFGGGRNRNNGGVFVAIAVSLVVWIISYLLIRALSRYREFAADRGAAVITGKPAALASALASISGGMERAPKEDMREQAEMNAFFIFPVSGGTITRLFSTHPSMERRIDALQQLEREMEAT